A DNA window from Ostrea edulis chromosome 5, xbOstEdul1.1, whole genome shotgun sequence contains the following coding sequences:
- the LOC125650429 gene encoding RNA polymerase-associated protein RTF1 homolog, whose product MSKRKKTTALIDSDSDDSESGSNLDEDFKALAKRKRPAAEPQTAAKAKSDSESETSESDEDWNFGKKGSKKKKAKSSSKKTKRKAAVSSDESGAESDKPVSEPEEGEVSSSDDGAVSDSDQEEQFNDGYDENLIGDEEDRLRLEQMTEKEREQELYNRIERRQALKTRFEIEKKLKQQKKKEQKKKEKVLLSSVQELKDLKSASQRSMERRKNMEEKKDNKKFSALSDLMKKREEKKKIAEEQIKKQEEKQEQKKKLLKTSDIYSDDDDDEEEDPKSEPEKERGEDSGSESESSSSSRSSARSDSEGEETYESRKPKFITCKEDLSKIRLSRHKLEKWCHMPFFKKTVCGCFVRIGIGNHEGRAVYRIAEIVDTVETAKIYQLGTTRTNKGVKLKHGHSERVYRLEFVSNQDFTDSEFSKWQEAMTLGDIPIPTLQDVDRKLKAIQEAMNYKFKENDIEEIVAEKQKFKKNPHNYAIKKTFLLKQKEMADLEGDTASQYKISQELEELEERANELDRRRTNNISSISYINQRNRLRNQILAEEASKKEFLEMKNAVADPFTRRSCRPTLVTKARDPEMEARLQERLAEKRKVEATRRKSLEETAIRDKREETSDQNQFPIRLSGTSPEKLDRGDRRRTSEDLFAVHDFNIEIDLDVPTTNPAVAANSRGLQLVKEVAPKRSLNLAEYKKMKGLI is encoded by the exons GATTTCAAAGCTCTGGCAAAAAGGAAGCGTCCAGCAGCTGAACCACAGACGGCAGCAAAGGCAAAAAGTGACTCGGAGTCTGAGACATCAGAAAGTGATGAAGAT TGGAATTTTGGGAAGAAGGGAAGCAAGAAGAAGAAAGCAAAATCCTCGTCCAAAAAAACCAAGCGAAAGGCAGCAGTATCGTCAGATGAAAGTGGAGCAGAAAGTGACAAACCTGTCTCTGAGCCTGAGGAAG GGGAGGTGTCTTCCAGTGATGATGGTGCTGTGTCAGACTCGGACCAGGAAGAACAATTTAACGATGGCTATGATGAAAATCTGATTGGGGATGAAGAAGATCGACTGCGATTAGAACAAATGACAGAAAAAGAAAGAGAACAAGAACTGTACAACAGAATTGAGAGACGTCAGGCCCTCAAAACAAG atttgaaatagagaagaagttaaaacagcagaagaaaaaagaacaaaaaaagAAGGAGAAAGTGCTGCTGTCATCTGTCCAGGAATTAAAAGATCTGAAGTCGGCCAGTCAGAGAAGTATGGAAAGACGGAAAAATATGGAGGAGAAAAAGGACAACAAAAAATTCTCTGCCCTCTCAGACCTCATGAAGAAACGCgaggaaaaaaagaaaatcg CTGAAGAGCAGATCAAAAAGCAAGAAGAAAAACAAGAACAGAAAAAGAAACTGCTGAAAACAAGTGATATATACTCtgatgacgatgatgatgaaGAGGAGGATCCTAAATCTGAACCCGAAAAGGAACGAGGAGAAGATTCTGGATCTGAATCTGAGAGCAGCAGCAGTTCAAGGTCATCTGCCAGATCCGACTCGGAGGGAGAAGA gACCTATGAATCACGAAAACCAAAATTTATAACCTGCAAAGAAGATCTGTCCAAAATACGTTTGTCTCGACACAAGTTAGAAAA ATGGTGTCACATGCCTTTCTTCAAGAAGACGGTTTGTGGTTGTTTTGTTAGAATTGGTATTGGAAACCATGAGGGAAGAGCCGTGTACAGA ATTGCAGAAATTGTTGACACTGTGGAGACTGCAAAAATTTATCAGCTCGGTACAACACGAACAAATAAGGGAGTCAAATTAAA ACACGGACACTCTGAACGCGTGTATCGACTGGAATTTGTATCCAACCAAGACTTTACAGATTCCGAATTCTCCAAGTGGCAGGAGGCAATGACCCTCGGAGACATCCCTATCCCCACCCTGCAGGATGTCGACAGGAAGCTAAAAGCCATTCAAGAGGCTATGAATTataaattcaaagaaaatgatattGAAGAG ATTGTTGCAGAGAAGCAGAAATTTAAGAAGAATCCTCATAATTATGCCATTAAGAAAACCTTTTTGCTCAAACAAAAG GAAATGGCAGATTTGGAGGGCGATACAGCATCACAGTACAAAATATCCCAGGAACTGGAGGAATTGGAAGAAAGGGCCAATGAATTAGATAGGAGACGGACCAATAATATATCATCCATAAG CTATATTAACCAAAGAAATCGTCTGAGGAATCAAATTTTGGCAGAGGAAGCATCGAAGAAAGAGTTTTTGGAGATGAAGAATGCTGTTGCAGATCCTTTCACTCGACGGTCATGCCGTCCCACACTCGTCACAAAG gCCCGCGATCCAGAAATGGAGGCCAGATTACAAGAAAGACTAGCAGAGAAGAGAAAAGTAGAGGCCACTCGTAGGAAATCTCTG GAAGAAACGGCAATCAGAGACAAGAGAGAAGAGACCAGCGATCAAAACCAATTTCCCATTAGATTATCTGGAACATCACCAGAGAAACTGGACAGGGGTGACCGCCGCCGGACATCAGAAGATTTGTTTGcagtccatgattttaacattgAAATTGACTTGGATGTCCCTACCACCA atccaGCAGTAGCTGCCAACAGCAGAGGCCTCCAGTTAGTGAAGGAGGTGGCTCCGAAGCGGTCCCTCAATCTGGCAGAGTATAAGAAAATGAAAGGACTTATTTAG